GGCACCTCGGCCACTTTCACGCTGGCATCGTACCGCGACCCAATCTCCGCGAGGGGGGCGCGCATCCGTTTGGCGATCGCGTGACTCTGCTCGTTCCGGTTGTGCGCGGAGGCGAGATTCACCTGGATGTCGCCCTGGTGTGGGGCGGAGCGCATGTCGTAGTGGCGAACCAGTCCATTCAGGTTGACGGGCGCGGCGTCACCCGCGTACGTCTGGACGTCGACAACCTCCGGCTGCTTCGTGAGGAAGGCCGACATTTCTCGGAGGACGGCATCGGTACGCTCCAGCGTTGTGCCTTCCGGCATGTCGACCACGACCTGAAACTCATCCTTGTCGTCGTACGGCAGCATCTTGACCGTCACCACCCGGAAGTAGAACAGCGACACCGCGCCGAGCAGGAGCACTGTGGTCACGCCGATGAACGACCAGCGCTTCCACGGGCTGTTCAGCATGGGCTCGATGGTCGCGGCGTACCAGCGGTAGATGGCCGTTTCCTCGAGATTGTAGTCGGATTCGGAATTGTCTTCCTCCTCGTCATTTCCGCCGGCAATGAGACGGTAGGCGAGGTAGGGGGTGATGATCAGTGCTACGATGAGGGAGAACGTCATCGCCATCGACGCACCGATCGGCATCGGACTCATGTACGGACCCATCAGGCCGCTGACGAACGCCATCGGCAGGACGGCGGCGATCACGGTCAGGGTGGCGAGAATGGTCGGGTTGCCAACCTCGTTGATGGCGGCGATGGCCGACTGGAATTTCGGCAATCGCTTCATTTTGAAGTGTCGCTCCATGTTCTCCGCGACGATGATGGAGTCGTCCACCACGATACCTGTCACGAAGATGAGCGCGAAGAGGGTGATCCGATTCAGCGTGTAGTCGAAGAAGTAGTAGACGAAGAGCGTCAGTGCGAAGCTGATCGGCACCGAGAGGAAGACCACGAGGCCGCCGCGCCAGCCCATGGCGAGGCTCACGATGATCGTGACGGCTGCGATGGCACCGAGAAGGTGGATGAGTAGCTCCGAGACTTTGTCCGACGCTGATTTTCCGTAGTTGCGCGTCGTGGTCACGCTCACTTCGTTCGGGACGAGCGTCGATTCCATCACCTCGACCTTTTTCAGCGCTCGTTCGGCGATCGTCATCGCGTCCTTGCCGCTTCGCTTGGCAATGGCAACGGTTACGGCCGGGCGGAGCCCACCGGTACGTTGCTCAGCCGACGTCGATTCCGTCTCCGCGTTGTCGGAATGTCCGGCTCCGTATCCGAAGGAGACGTACTTCTTGGGTTCGGCCGGTCCATCCTGCACGTCAGCGACCTGACGCAGGTACACCGGACTGCCCTGGTGTACACCCACGACGAGGTTTTTCACCTCGTCAGCGGAGGAGAGGAAGGCACCGGTTTCTACCATGAAGGACGTATCGCCCTTCTCGAACGTACCGGCGTCCATCTGCTGGTTGGCAGCCTGGAGCTGCTGGGCGATCGAAGGTGGATCGATCTGGTAAGCGGCCAGGCGGTTCGGGTCGAGGGTGACGCGCATCGTTCGCGCGCGTCCACCGTGTACACTGACATCCGCGACGCCATCGACGGCCTTCAGGTCCATCGCCATCTCTTCGCCGATCCGCCGGAGCTGGTAGTCGTCGTAGTCCTCATGGTCGGCGTGGAGTGTGAGCGTCAGCACCGGGACATCATCCACGGCCCGCGTCTGAATCAGCGGCATGCTGGCGCCGGGCGGCATCTGGTCCATGTGCTTGAGCATTTCCTCGTAGAGCTTCACCATGCTCTCCTCGGAACGCTCCCCGACGAAATAGCGGACCGACACCAGCGCTTGCCCGGGCATCGAGGTGGAGTAGACGTACTCGACGCCTTCGATATTCGTCACGAGGCGCTCCAGCGGTTCAGCCACGCGGCGCTCGACCTCCTGTGGGGTTGCGCCGGGATAGCGAACCGCGATGTCGGCCATTGGGACCTCGATCTGCGGGTCCTCTTCTTTCGGCGTCAGCCAGGCGCTATAGAGGCCGATGCCGAGGAAGGCGGCCATTAGCAGCGGCGTCAGTTTTGAGTTGATGAAGCCGCGTGCGATACTGCCGGCAAGTCCGTTCGTCTGTGCCATGGTGAGGTGCGGGATTAAAATCGGTACGTGCGAGCTCGCTCAGTCACGAGCCGCAGGGCGCGGAGAGAGGGCGAGAGAAGAGTTTATTGCGTGCGAACGGTCTGGCCGTCCAGGATTCGACCGGTTGCGTCGGCGATGTAGGTTTCACCTGGACGCAGGCCCGAGAGAACCTCGATTCGGTCGCCTCGCTGTTCGCCAACGCGCACCCAGCGTAGGAGGGCGGTGGAGTCGTGTACGGCGAAGAGCCCCGTGAGCTGGCCCCGGTGGACGATCGCGTCCGCGGGGACCGTCAGGGTTGGGGCTTCTTCCACGGGGTACAGGACTTCTGCATACATGCCTGACTTGATATCCCCGGCATCGTCCCGGTTCAACTTGACCTGTACCTCGAACTGACGGCTCGCGTAGTTGCCGCCGGGATTGATCTGCGTGACCTCGCCGGACAATGTGGCGTCATCTGCGGCGCCAATCTCGACGTTGACGGATTCGCCCATCTTGAAGCGGTTGATCTCGGCTTCCGGCACCTGTACGACGGCCTTCAACTCGTCCAGCGTCTCGACGACGAGCAGCGGTCGGCCCGGCGTCGCTAGGGCGCCTTCCTCGGCACGTTTCTCCACGACGAACCCGTCGATCGGGGAGGTTATGGTCGAATAGTCGAGCGTATCGTTGATCTCCGCCAGCTGGCTCTCCAGCGCCTCGACGCGTGCTTTGGCCCGTTCAAAGCCCGTCTCCGCATCGTCGAACTCCTTTTGTGTTGCGCTATCCTTTGCCTTTAGCGACTCGATCCGCTCGAAGTTGGTTTTCGCGTTCTTCAGCGCAGCACGTGCTTCCTGGAGCCGAGCTTCGACCTGTCGTTTCTGTGCGCGAACGTTCTGGCTGCGCACCTGAACGAGCGTCTGGCCGCGGCGGACGCGGTCACCGGCCTCCACGTCGAGTGACGTGATCGTCCCCATCATCTTGGTTGAGAGCGGAATGCGGCGGGCGCCCTGAATGGTGCCGCTGTATCGGTAGACGGTGGGCTCCGCCGATTCGGCTGCGACCGCGGTCGTTACAGACATCGGCTCTGCATCGGACGGATCTGTCGACTCCTCGGAGCTGCAGGCGGAAAACGTGAGCGCGGAGGCGAGCAGAAGGGCAGCAAGTAAGCGGGAAGGGGTCATTGAAATGTGGATTGTGAATGGTGGATTGTGGATTGGAGCGGATTCAAACATTTCGGTTTTCGACGAAAGTGAGAGGCGAAATCCAATCAACCACTCACTACCAACTACCTACCTCTCTCACCTCGTGAGAGTCCGTTCGGTGAGAAGCTCAAGCCGGTAGAGCGTGACGTTGTGCTGGTAGAGCGCCTGCAAGTGTGCGAGTCGACGTTCGGCGAGCGTAGCTTCGGCTTGGAGCAAGTCGGAGGTGCGTTCCAGGCCTTCCGCGTAGCGATCGGAGCGGATGCGAAGGCTTTCCTCGGCTTGCTCGACGGCAGCTTCGGCCTGCTTGATGCGCTGCCGAGCGGCCATGAGGTTGCGCTGTGCTTCGGTGATGTCGACTTCATTTTGTAGCGACTGCCGCTGCAGGGCGATGTCGGCCCGCTGCAATTCGGCTTCTGCCTGCTGGGCCTTGCCGATTTGCTGGAAGCCGTCGAATAGGCTCCACGTCAACGAGGCGCCGACCGTGTAACCCGCCGCATCGGTCCCGAACGCCGTGTCGTCGTTCCAGGCGTAGGTGCCCCTTGCATTCAGTCGGGGCACGAAGGCCATCCACCGGGCACGTACCTGTGCCCGTGCGGCATCAGCACGCAAGCGAAGCGCCTGCATGTCCGACCGGTGACGGTTGGCGGTTGCGGCCGTGAGTGTGTCCTGGGGTGGTGCTTCCTGTGTGAGGGAGTCCGTAGCCTGGACGTGCACCCGTTCTTTGACGCCGAGAAGGAAGCGCAGCTGATCGGACGCGCTTCGGAAGCGGGCGACGGCATCGGTGCGTCGACTCTCGAGGTCCAGCACCCGGACCCGGGCGGCCAGCACGTCAGCACGCGTGATCATACCCTCGTCGAACAGATCTTCGGACTGCTGTGCATTTTTGCGAGCGGCGTTCAAGGCTTCATCGATGACCTCGAGCTGCTCCCGGGCCAGGACGAGCCCGAAGTAGCCCTTCTTGACCTGAAAGGCGACAACCTCGCGCGTTCGCTCGGTTTGCTTCGCAGCGGCCTTCACGGCACTGGAAGCAGCTCGACGGTCGAAAAGGCCGTCCAGGTTGACGAGCGGCTGCTCAACCTGCACGCGTGTCGTGAAGTTATCGATGCGCTCTGGGTCGTTAAGCGTCGTGGGAGCGAAGTCGGCCTGCGTCACCGTCTCCTGTCGGAGTTTGAAGCCGAACGCATTGAGTGGATCGGTCGTCGTTGCGCCCTCTTCTGCGGCAGAGATACGGGGAAAGAACACCGCCAGTGACTGTCGCTTCTGTGCACGGCGCGCCCGGTGCTGCGCCTCCGCGTCGCGAACGGGGAAGCTCTCCGCGCGCGCCTTCTGCAGAGCTGCTTCCAGTGTGAGGGACAGCGTGTCGCCTGCGGAAGTGACAGGCTGGGCCTTCACCTGCGGTGTGGCCCCAGTGGCGAGCCATCCCGCCAGCATGATCGCGATTGCGACGGAGAGACCTGATGGAACGGGCAGATGACGAAAACGGATCGAGGGTGACGTCATGAACGGGCGGGGAATGGCCTGCGAGAAAGGGTGCTGTGTGTGATACTGTATCACTTTCGAGTAATGTAATGGGGCATTACAGGATCTGTTCCAATGGCATATGATCGCGCAGTAGTCCAGCGTACGTGTGCAAATCTGCTGGAATTCAGATCCATAAGTGTACTCAGAGCGCTTTGGGGACGGTTTGTTGATCGAGGTTTGTTTGATTCATGTAAGGTAACTACATCCCGATGAAAGAATATAGTATCGACGAAGAATATCGTTGTGGTTCATGGGTGCGTCTTGATGTGGGGGATATTCGCACGCCCGAGACGGGGGACCTTGAGCCGGACGGGGTTGCGTCGAGCGCACGCGAGCCCGTTCGTACGACGTGGGCAGACCGCGCTACCGGGGCTCGAGGCAGAACGTTCGAGTATGTTCAGTTCGATGGAGGCGCCCGGTAGATGCGGCTGCACTGGCAGAAGATGCTGTGACGGTGTACGTGTCCCAGATTTTCCAAACAAAAGGGGAGCGTACACCCGTGGACAGAGCCGGGAGAGGAGAGAGGGCAAATAGAAAACGCCGGACCGCTGCAGAGAGCGACCCGGCGTCGGGAACGTGATGTATATTTGTGGCCTCCGGTCTCCGGTAGGATCAACGGGAGGTCGGCGTGGGGCTATTTATAAATGTCGTCGATGAACGTCTTGAACCACGGCGGACGGGCGACAAGGATGTAGGCCGCCACGATTGGGACGATCGGCACCATGAAGATGAGGAGGTCGACGATGATGATCGCGCCGGCGATCAGCCAGATCTTATGTTCGGGCATGATAACCTGTTTGCCGTATGGATCGCGAAAAAGGAAGGGGAGAAGGTCGCGTCTCAGATTGATCCGGGAGCCGGGGGCCTAACAATACGGTCGTCCCAGTGTGTTGTGTTCGAGCCGGTCAGTGGAATCAGGCAATAAAGAGAAAACGCCGAACCGCGTCCCATCGCTGGGAGCCGCTCGGCGCTTCGTAATTGCATGGGGAGGGGAGTTGGACCCTTCGCCCTTCCCATTTCGCCCGTCGAATTCGGAATTATGCGGTTAACGCCTCCTTGAGGTCCTCCTCGTCATCCGTCTGATATGCCTCCATCGGGGGGCATGCGCAGATGAGGTTCCGGTCGCCAAAGGCGTCGTCGACGCGGCGGACGGTCGGCCAGAACTTGTCGGCACGGGTCCAGTCCGCGGGGAAGGCCGCACGCTCGCGGCTGTACGGGAGGTCCCAGCCGTCGCGCGCGATCATCTCCGCCGTGTGCGGTGCCTGCTTCAGTGGGCTCCTGTCGAGGTCCACACTCTCGTTTTCGACCTCTTCGATCTCCGTCCGGATGTTGATCATCGCCTGGCAGAAGCGATCGAGCTCTGCCTTCGACTCACTCTCCGTCGGCTCAACCATGAGCGTACCGACCACCGGCCACGACATCGTCGGGGCGTGGTAGCCAAAGTCCATCAGTCGCTTCGCCACGTCCTGCTCGCTGATGTCGATGTTTTTTCGGAAGGGGCGAAGGTCGAGGATAAATTCGTGGGCGACGCGTCCGTGATCGCCCGAGTAGACGACGTCGTAGTGGTCGGAGAGCCGCTTGGCGATGTAGTTGGCATTCAAGATCGCCGTCTTGGTCGACTGCGTGAGTCCGTCGGCTCCCAGCATCTTGATGTACGCCCAGGAAATGAGCGTGATGAGGGCGGAGCCGTACGGTGCAGCCGATACGGGGTCGATTGCCTGGTCGCCGCCCGTTTCCACGATCGGGTGCCCGGGGAGGAAAGGAGACAGGTGCTTGGCAGTGCAGATCGGGCCGACGCCCGGGCCGCCGCCACCGTGCGGAATGCTGAACGTCTTGTGCAGGTTCAGGTGGCACACGTCGATGCCGAACTCGCCGGGGCGGCAGAGGCCGACCTGTGCGTTCATGTTGGCGCCGTCCATGTAGACCTGGCCGCCGTGCTCGTGCACCACGTCGCAGAGCTCCTGGATATGGTCCTCGAAGACGCCGTGGGTGGACGGGTACGTGACCATCAGCGCGGCGAGTTCATCACTGTGCTTCTCAGCTTTCGCCGTCAGGTCCTCCAGGTCGACATCGCCGTTGTCGTCGCAGTCGACCGTGACGACCTTCATGCCGGCCATCGTCGCGGAGGCCGGGTTGGTGCCGTGGGCCGACTCCGGAATGAGGCAAACGGTTCGGTTTTTGTCGCCGTTGGCGCGGTGGAACGCGCGGATGACGAGGAGCCCAGCGTACTCTCCGGACGCGCCGGAATTCGGCTGGAGGGAGACGCCGTCGAACCCGGTAATTTCTGCGAGCGAATCCGACAACTCCTCGATGACGGCCCGGTAGCCCTCCGTCTGATCGGACGGAGCGAACGGGTGAACGTCGGTGAAGCCCGGCATCGAGATCGGCATCAGCGCTGCCGTCGGGTTAAGCTTCATGGTGCAGGAGCCGAGCG
The DNA window shown above is from Longibacter salinarum and carries:
- a CDS encoding efflux RND transporter permease subunit → MAQTNGLAGSIARGFINSKLTPLLMAAFLGIGLYSAWLTPKEEDPQIEVPMADIAVRYPGATPQEVERRVAEPLERLVTNIEGVEYVYSTSMPGQALVSVRYFVGERSEESMVKLYEEMLKHMDQMPPGASMPLIQTRAVDDVPVLTLTLHADHEDYDDYQLRRIGEEMAMDLKAVDGVADVSVHGGRARTMRVTLDPNRLAAYQIDPPSIAQQLQAANQQMDAGTFEKGDTSFMVETGAFLSSADEVKNLVVGVHQGSPVYLRQVADVQDGPAEPKKYVSFGYGAGHSDNAETESTSAEQRTGGLRPAVTVAIAKRSGKDAMTIAERALKKVEVMESTLVPNEVSVTTTRNYGKSASDKVSELLIHLLGAIAAVTIIVSLAMGWRGGLVVFLSVPISFALTLFVYYFFDYTLNRITLFALIFVTGIVVDDSIIVAENMERHFKMKRLPKFQSAIAAINEVGNPTILATLTVIAAVLPMAFVSGLMGPYMSPMPIGASMAMTFSLIVALIITPYLAYRLIAGGNDEEEDNSESDYNLEETAIYRWYAATIEPMLNSPWKRWSFIGVTTVLLLGAVSLFYFRVVTVKMLPYDDKDEFQVVVDMPEGTTLERTDAVLREMSAFLTKQPEVVDVQTYAGDAAPVNLNGLVRHYDMRSAPHQGDIQVNLASAHNRNEQSHAIAKRMRAPLAEIGSRYDASVKVAEVPPGPPVRATLVAEIYGPDFDTQVTLADSVRQVFEETEGVVDVDWRVEDDQTKYTFNVNKEKAMRAGVPAARISETMRLALGGQDVTTMHLPEERSPVGVHLRLGQEHRSSLADLKNVRVQSQTGAMIPVADLVTVEEGVRDKSIDRKNQRRVVYVMADVAGDIESPIYAMLDMEEKLEAIDAPAGYGFGQLYTDQPFATDGYSLKWDGEWRITYKVFRDLGIAFAVVLLIIYILIVGWFQDLLVPLVMMVAIPLSLIGIVLGHWMLGAFFTATSMIGFIALAGIMVRNSVLLIDFINLRLADDVPLRQAVIEAGAVRTRPILLTAGTVVIGAVVILFDPVFQGLAISLMGGAIASTALTLLIVPLIYFMLRNELDDTTLVSDPSEGVQRSEFKVQGSSVPTS
- a CDS encoding efflux RND transporter periplasmic adaptor subunit gives rise to the protein MTPSRLLAALLLASALTFSACSSEESTDPSDAEPMSVTTAVAAESAEPTVYRYSGTIQGARRIPLSTKMMGTITSLDVEAGDRVRRGQTLVQVRSQNVRAQKRQVEARLQEARAALKNAKTNFERIESLKAKDSATQKEFDDAETGFERAKARVEALESQLAEINDTLDYSTITSPIDGFVVEKRAEEGALATPGRPLLVVETLDELKAVVQVPEAEINRFKMGESVNVEIGAADDATLSGEVTQINPGGNYASRQFEVQVKLNRDDAGDIKSGMYAEVLYPVEEAPTLTVPADAIVHRGQLTGLFAVHDSTALLRWVRVGEQRGDRIEVLSGLRPGETYIADATGRILDGQTVRTQ
- a CDS encoding TolC family protein, encoding MTSPSIRFRHLPVPSGLSVAIAIMLAGWLATGATPQVKAQPVTSAGDTLSLTLEAALQKARAESFPVRDAEAQHRARRAQKRQSLAVFFPRISAAEEGATTTDPLNAFGFKLRQETVTQADFAPTTLNDPERIDNFTTRVQVEQPLVNLDGLFDRRAASSAVKAAAKQTERTREVVAFQVKKGYFGLVLAREQLEVIDEALNAARKNAQQSEDLFDEGMITRADVLAARVRVLDLESRRTDAVARFRSASDQLRFLLGVKERVHVQATDSLTQEAPPQDTLTAATANRHRSDMQALRLRADAARAQVRARWMAFVPRLNARGTYAWNDDTAFGTDAAGYTVGASLTWSLFDGFQQIGKAQQAEAELQRADIALQRQSLQNEVDITEAQRNLMAARQRIKQAEAAVEQAEESLRIRSDRYAEGLERTSDLLQAEATLAERRLAHLQALYQHNVTLYRLELLTERTLTR